The DNA segment CCGGCGCCATGGTCCTCCTTCCCCACAGCACCCTCGGCCTCGACCTGGGCCCGGGCCTCTCCGTGAAGCTGGGGGCCGCCTACCTTCCGGACGTGGTGGGCGGCGAGGGATGGGCGGGCGACTGCCTGCGCGTGGTGCGCCAGGAGTTCGCCGGTCAGGTGAGCGCCCACGTGGAGGGCGACGTGTCCCGGGGAGCCGTCGTCACGGTGCGCTCCGGCGCCTTCGCGCCCGCCGTTCCCGTGGGCTCGGGCGAGGTGGTGGATAAGTCCGCCGAAGCCGCGGGCCTGGTCGCCCGCCGCCGCTTCGTGGAGGTGATTCCCGCCGAAGCCGGCGACGTGGACATCACCCGGGAAGAGGTCCTGGTGGCCGTGGGCCGGGGCATCGGCGAGCAGGAGAACCTGTCGCTGGTGGAGGAACTGGCCGGCGCCATGGGGGCCACCATGTGCTGCTCCCGCCCCATCGTCGACGCCAAGTGGCTCGACAAGGGGCGCCAAGTCGGCACCTCGGGCCAGACGGTCAAGCCCAAGGTCTATCTGGCTCTGGGCATCAGCGGCGCGTTCCAGCACCTGGGCGGCCTGAAGGGGAGCCCCTTCATCGTCGCCGTGAACAAGAACCCCAAGGCGCCCATCTTCCAGTCCGCCCAGGTGGGCGTGGTGGCCGACCTGATGGACCTCCTCCCCGAACTCACGGCCCAGATCGAAAAGAACCGCTAGCGATCCGCTTTTCCCCTTTCGGAGGCCCGGGTTCGTCCCGGACCTCCGAAAAACGTATGGAATTTGAAGGCATGTCGGCGAGAGGAGCCTATATTTTGAAAGGCGTCTCCTTTTGGAGCCGGACATGCAAGTGGGAAGCGTTCAGAGCGGAGTGGTGGCCCAGGCGTTCAAGGCCTGGTCGTCCGCTTTCTACGATCCCAAGGACACCAACCAGGATGGGATCGTTTCCGTCTCGGAAGACTTGGCTTACATCCTGGAGCACCCGCTTCAGCAGGCGCTCGGGAGCCCCGCATCGGCGGAAGTCGCACAAAACACCTCCACGGGGAATGAAATCAGCGGAGGAACTCCCCTGGGCGTCGGCTACTACGATCCCGAGGATGCGAACCGGGATGGGCGGGTGTCCCCGAGCGAATCCAACCTCTATGCCCTGATGCATCCCAAGGAAAGCACGTTCGAGGTCTACGCCTGAGGGGGGTCTGGGTTTCGTTGGTTGGATGTGGCGAATTTTGCCGCTCGTTGATCGTAATCCTTGATACGGGCTGGCGGAGCAGGGACTCGAACGCGTCCGGCCTTGCCGTCCGCCGGTCCCGGTGCCGCTCCCGGCCCTCCCCCGGAGGGCCTCCGCGGTCCCACTCGCTGGTTCGAGTCCAGTCGAGTGGTGATGCAACCATGGACTCGAACCGCCACCTGATGGCCTACCGGGCCGCAGGTGTTTCTCGCCGATTCGAGTCCAGCCGGGCGCTGGTGCGCCCAGCTGGACTCGAACCAGCGACCTACGGCTTAGAAGGCCGTTGCTCTATCCGCCTGAGCTATGGGCGCGCGGATTCCAGTCTAGCGGGTCCTAGAAGTGGATCTGCAGCTGGGCCATGGGGGCGGTGACGCGCTTGTTGGTGAGGGGGGCGGGGCCGTCGTGGTTGGCGCCGCCGAACTTGTTGTTCCAGTACTCGAACCCGGCGCCAGCGTAGACTTTGCCCTTTCCGCCGAAGATCGGGGTGACGTCCACCAGGACCGACAGATTGGCCAGGGTCTCGGGTTTGGTGTCGACGCCGAAGCCGTCCTTGCCCTTGGCGCCGATGTAGTTGGCGTAGCCCTTGAACTCCGCGCCCACGGGGCCCATCTGGAAGGGGATGCCCCAGGCGGCGGCCACCATCCAGGTGGTCTTGAAGTCCACGGCCTGGCCCACGATGCCGTTGTAGTTCTGCTCGTGGGAGGCCCACAGGCCGAGGTCGAAGAACCCGGCGGGCACCTTGAAGTTCAGCGTGGGGCCCAGGACCAGGAGCCGCTTCCGGGAGGCGAAGGTGTTGTCCTTCGAGTTGAAGTCGAACCCGGCGGTCACGGAGACGTCGCGGACGGGGCCGAAGCTGAAGTCCTTCTTGTGGATCTTGCCCATGCTCAGGGAGCCGCGGTAGACGGCGTAGACCTCGTGGGCGCCGGTGGTTCCGTTGGCGGCGGGATCGTTGGGGGCGGACATCAGCATGTCCACGTTGAAGAAGTTGGAGCCGTAGGCCCAGCCGCTGGCGTGGGTGAGCTGCAGGATGTTCTTCTCCACCGTGCCGTCGATGCCGGGCTCCCGGAACTGGGTGCCGTAGCGGTAGCCGAGGTAGGTGTCGCTCCAGTCGGCGGCGGCGAGGGGCAGGGCCGCGGCGGCCAGGAGGGCGAGGGCGAGCTTGGTCATGGGGGCGTCTCCAGGAGGAAGGGGGCTAGGAGTGTGTCCAGGCAATGGGTGGGGGCTGCACAGAGGTGTCAGCCGAGGGAGGCAAGGAAAGCGACGAAGGCGATGGTGGGACCATTGACGAGGAGCTTGACGCGGCATCCCGACGGCTGCCGCCTCTGCCCGAAGGGTTGATGGCAAAGGGCATCCATGCGGCGTCATTGGTCTTGAACGGTGAACCCGCACCGCTCTGCGCCCACTTCCTTGCCTGAACGCCCTTTGCCATCAATGCAGCCCCTATCGATTGCCTGGACCCGCTCCTAGGCAGACAGGAACAGCAGCTTCAGCAGGAAGATTCCCGAGAGCGCGAGGATGATCGGGTTGATCTCCTTGAAGCGCCCCGTGGCGGCCTTCAGCACGGTGTAGGCGATCATTCCCAGGGCGATCCCGTTGACGATGGAAAAGGTGAACGGCATCACCACCACCGCGAGGTAAGCCGGGATGGCTTCGGTGATGTCGTCGAACCGGACTTCCTTGATTTCCGACAGCATGAAGAAGCCGATCATCATCAGCGCGGGCGCGGTGGCCTGGAGCGGCACCATCAGGAACAGGGGCGACAGGAACAGGGCCAGCGCCAGCCAGCCCGCCACGACCAGCGCCGTCAGGCCCGTGCGCCCGCCCTCGGCCACGCCCGAGGCGCTCTCGATGTAGGCGGTGACGGCCGTGGTGCCGAACATGGACGCGAAGGTGGTGCCCACGGCGTCGGCCATGAAGGCCTTCGACGCGCCGGGGAAGCGGCCCTCCTTGTCCAGCAGCTTGCCCTGGGCGCCGATGCCCATCAGGGTGCCGATGGTGTCGAACATGTCCACGAACAGCAGGGTGAACAGGATGATGAAGATGTTGATCATCCCGCCCAGGGACTTCGTCCAGCTCCAGTCGTACTGGAACAGCTTCGGCCAGCTGGGGATCTGGAACAGCGCGCCCTTGGGCAGGTGCGTGAATCCGCCGCCCAGGGAGATGGGCAGCAGGCCCGCCAGGGTGATGGCCAGGATCCCGAGCAGGATGGCGCCCTTGACGCGGCGGGCGACGAGGACGGCGATGAGGAACAGGCCCACCACGGACCAGAAGGCGGGCGTGAGGTGGCCGTGGTCCCAGAACTTCGCGATGAACAGGTTGTTCACGTCATGCAGCCCGAAGAGTGCCGAGGGATCGTTCTTCAGGACCGGGAAGATCGCGTCCGCATCGAACTTCAGGCCCACCTGGGTGACGCCGGAATCCACGAATCCGATGATGGCGATGAACAGCCCGATGCCCACGGAGATGCCCTTCTTCAGGGAGAAGGGGATGGCGTCCATGAAGGCTTCGCGCACCTTCATGGCGCTGAGGGCGATGAACACGAGGCCTTCCAGCAGCAGCGCCGTGAGGGCCACCTGGATGGTGTAGCCCATCCCGCCCTGGTTGGCCGGGGCGCAGACCGTGAACGCGAAGAAGGCCGACAGCCCGATGCCCGAGGCGAAGGCGATGGGCAGGTTGGCGTAGAGGGCGCCGATCAGGGTCGACAGGATGGCGCACACCACGAAGGCGGTGAACCCCACGTTCGGCGCGATGCCCGCCACTTTGAGGAAGGCGTTGGGGATCAGCGAGATCACGTACGCCATCGAGATGAAGGTGGTGGTGCCCGCGAGCACCTCCGTGGCCACCGTCGTGCCCTTCGCCTTCAGGTTGAAGATCCGTTCCATGCCGCCCCCTGGGAAAGAAAGTGGAAGTTCAGTGCTGGGAACCGCCGTCGTTGCTGAAGCCCAGGCGATCGAAGGCCCAGAAGAGGAGGCTCAGGACGATGGCCACCACCGTGCCGAGCGCCATCCCCCGCAGTTCCACCGCGCCCAGCCGGATGGCCGCGCCGCTGATTCCGCTGATGAGCACCACGCTGGTGAGGACCAGGTTGCGCGGCCGCGCGTAGTCCACCCGCTTCTCCACCAGCATCCGGATGCCCGCGGCGGCAATCACGCCGAACAGCAGGAGGCAGACGCCGCCCATGACCGGCACGGGGATGGCGCGGATGGCCGCCGCGGCCTTGCCCACGAAGCTCACGAGGATGGCGATGAGCGCCGCGCCGCCGATCACCTGCACGCTGTAGACCTTGGTGATGGCCATCACGCCGATGTTCTCGCCGTAGGTGGTGTTGGGCGTGGCGCCGGCGAAGCCCGACAGGATGTTGGACAACCCGTCCCCCAGCAGCGAGCGGTGCAGCCCGGGATCCTTCACCAGGTCGCGGTCCATGATGTTGCCCGTCACCACCAGGTGGCCGATGTGCTCCGCCAGGACCACGAGGGCCGCGGGCAGGATCATGAGGATGGCCTGCAGGTTGAAGGTGGGGCGGTAGAGCGCGGGCGTCTGGAACCAGGGCGCCGCTGCGATGGCGGCCAGATCCACCTTGCCGAGCAGGAGGGACAGCGCCGTTCCGCCCACCACGCCGAGCAGGATCGGAATCACGCCCCAGAAGCCGCGCAGGAGCACCGAGCAGAGGATGGTGAGTCCCAGGGTGAACAGGGAGACCGCCATCGCCGAGCCCGCCGTGAAGGGCGCAGAGGCCTTGCCCGTGAGCCCGGCCATGTCCGCAGCGACGGGGGCCAGCTCCAATCCGATGACCGCCACGATGGCGCCCATGGCCGCCGTGGGGAAGATGATGTCGATCCAGCGCGTGCCCGCCACCCGCACCACCTGGCTGATGAGCACGAAGAACAGGCCGAAGGCGATGAACCCGCCCTGGGCGGCGGCGTATCCACCCAGTTCCGGCCGGGCCAGCACCGCCAGGACCGGCGCGATGAAGGCGAAGCTCGATCCCAGGTAGGCGGGAATGCGCCCCTTGCAGATCCAGAGGTAGAGCAGGGTCCCCACGCCGTTCAGCAGCAGGCTGGTGGCCGGATTGACGTGGAGGAGAAAGGGCACCAGCACCGTCGCCCCGAACATGGCGAACAGGTGCTGGAGACTCAGGGGTGCGGCCTGCAGCAAGGGCAGGCGCTCGTCGACGTCGATGGGGCGGCGCAGCATGGGAGCCTCGGCGATGGACCCCGGCCGACGCTGCGAAAGCAGCACCGTCCCCTAGGCCGGAGGCGGCCGCGGGAAGCGGTAAGGAACAGGGCGCACCCCCATTCTTGCCGAAAACAAGCGATGCATGGGTCGTTTTATGCGTTGCCGGAAACGGCGGGGCCGGTTTTTGGGGTCATGCAACCAGGGCCTCATTGAGGGGCCCTGGCTTACTCTGGGGCGGCTGACCGGACTCGAACCGGCAACACCTGGAATCATAAAGATGTGGCTTTGTCGGATAACGGGTCTTTTAGATCAGTAGTTGACTACCAACCAGACCACTGGAAACCACCGACAGCCATTCTCTGTAAAATGGCGAGATGAAACAGATCCTCGTTACCGGGGCCACGGGTACCGTCGGAAGGGAAGTCGTCGCCCAACTCCTGCCCAAGGGCGCCAAGGTTAAAGCGCTTACGCGCAACCCGGAGTTGGCCGCCCTTCCCCCTGGGGTTGAAGTCGTGCGCGGTGACCTTACCGATGTCGCCTCGTTAGATGCCTGCCTGGAAGGCGTCGACACGGTGTTCCTGGTGTGGACGGCTTCGCCCGCCTCAGCGGCGGCAGCCGTCCAAAGGATCTCGCAGCAAGCCCGGCGGATCATCCTGCTGACCTCCCCCCACAAAACAGCCCACCCCTTCTTCCAGCAGCCCAACCCCATGAGGGGGGTGTTTGAGGGTATCGAGCGGTTGATCGAGGAATCGTCGGTTGAATGGACGTTCATTCGACCAGGGATGTTCGCGGCCAATGGCTTGTCTTGGTGGGGCCCGCAAGTCCGTGGTGGCGAGGTCGTGCGTTGGCCCTATGGTGCTGCTCCTACGGCGCCGATCCACGAGAAGGACATAGCGGCGGTGGCGGTCCACACCCTGATAGAGGATGGCCACCATGGGGCCGAATATGTGCTGACCGGGCCTGCGTCACTGAGCCAGTTCCAGCAGGTGGAGATCATCGGCGAAGTGCTAGGCAGGCCGCTGTTTTACGACGAAATGACCCCTGAGGAAGTGCGGCGAGAGTGGGCTGCACCTGCCCAGGTGGTGAATATGTTGCTCGATGCCTGGGCCGCCGCCATGGGGCAGCCAGCCTATCTCACCTCCACGGTCGCCGACCTAACAGGTCGGCCTGCGCGAACGTATCGTGAGTGGGTGACCGACCACATCGAAGCTTTTCACTTACGAGGGTAGTCAAGGCACAGGGCTCGATCGGAGTTAGGTGTGACGGAGGTGCCTCCACTCCACCCAACCGTGAGTTCTACCGCCTCGGGTCGATGGAAAACTGTTGGGGTCCTCCTGCTGTTACTTCTAGCCACTCCGACGGGTAGAGCCTAAGTAGGGCCTGGAGATCCGCCACCGGTGTAGCCGGGTCCAGCCACGTGGTCCAATCCGACGGGGCCAAGATCGCAGGCCGGGGATGGCGGGCTTCACCTACAAGCAGGCGGACAGGCTGCGGAAGGCCCTGGGGAAGAAAGACCACGCCGCCCGCGTGCCGGGCTACAAGACCGCGTTCATGGACGGCTGCCGAACCAACGGGATTCCCGAGAAGGGGGCCGAGGAGGTCTGGTCGATGATCGAGACCTTCATGGGCTACTCATTCTGCAAGCCGCACTCCGCCAGCTACGCCCGCGTGAGCTACGAGAGCGGTTGGACAAGGCCCATCACCCCGCGCCGTTCTACGCCTCGGTGATCAACAACCAAGGCGGGTTCTACCCGGCGATCGCCTACCGCGGGGACGCTCGACGCCACGGGGTGAAGGTCCTGGGCCCGGACGTGAATGAGAGCGACGCCGGGTATGCTCCGGACGGCGACCACGTCCTCCGCGTCGGCCTCAGCTTCATCAAGGGGCTCCCAAAGGCGGACCTGGAGAGGCTGCTGGCGCCCGAGTGGAGGGCGGCACCTACCAGGACCCCCAGCACCACCAGGGGTGGTGGGCCCTTGGAAGCCGTCCACTTCTTGTTACCGTTTGACCCCTCCAGTAGCTACTTTCGATGCTCTTGATGGCCGTTTTTGCCCTCAGACCCCCACCTCCGGGCCTGCGTCATCAAACTAAAGGAAAGCCCCGGAGCTAGTGGCTATCGGGGCTTTCGATCTGGGGCGGCTGACCGGACTCGAACCGGCGACACCTGGAATCACAATCCAGTACTCTAACCAACTGAGCTACAGCCGCCGTTGGACCATCCAGGGTATCCGGGGCGGCGCGGGAAGGCCAGCGGGAACCTTCGGGGAGCTGCGGTCATCACAAAAACGGCCGGGGATCCGGCTCATGAGGAGTTCCATGAATCGTCAGGTGAAGCAGGTTCTGGGGTTGTCGGTTTTCGCCGCCGGCTGCATGGCCCTGGGGATGGGGCTCAGCCACGGTTGGGTGGCCCGGGCTCAGGAAGAGCGGCCCGTGGTGGTGGATGCGAAGGGGCTGGACCGCCTCCCGCCCATCGCGGAGGTGGCGGAGAAGCTGAATCCCACCGTCGTCGCCATCACCAACACCAGTTTCGTGAAGAATCGCCGGTTCGAGCATCCCCAGGTCGGGGGCCAGGACTTCTTCGACTTCTTCTTCGGCCCCGGCGGACCCCAGCAGCGGCGGACGCCCCGGAACGGCGGCGACGACGAGCAGCGGGCGGTCTCCGGCGGGTCCGGCGTGATCATCAGCCCCCAGGGCGAAATCCTCACCAACTACCACGTCATCGCCAGCATGGGCGGCAGCGACAACTCCTTGGAGGTGAAGACCTCCGACAACAAGAGCTACAAGGCCACGGTCCTCGGGAAGGACAAGGAGCTGGACATCGCCCTCATCAAGATCGACGGCGCGCACCTGCCCTTCGCCAAGCTGGGCGATTCCGATTCCCTCAAGATCGGCGAGTGGGTGGTGGCCATCGGCAACCCCTTCGGGCTGGAGCACACCGTCACCCAGGGGATCATCAGCGCCAAGGGCCGCAAGCTCGACACGGGCGTCAGCTCCTTCCTCCAGACCGACGCCGCCATCAACCGCGGCAATTCCGGCGGGCCGCTGCTGAACCTCCGGGGCGAAGTGGTGGGCATCAACACCGCCATCAATCCCGCGGGCCAGAACATCGGCTTCGCCGTGCCCATCAGCCAGGTGAACCGCATCCTCAAGGACCTCCGCAGCGGCAAGCCCGTCAGCCGCGGCTACCTGGGCGTGACCCCCTTCGACCTCGACCAGGCCTACCAGGACGCCCTGGGCGTGAAGGAGGGCGTGGTGGTCAACAGCGTGGAGAAGGGCCAGGCCGCCGACAAGGCCGGCGTCCAGCGCCTCGACGTGATCACCTCCGTGGACGGCCAGCCGGTGCGCGGGCAGGACGAGCTGGTGAGCGCCATCTCCAGCCGCCGCGCGGGCGAGAGCGTGAAGCTCACCATCTGGCGCGACGGGAAGACCCTCACCCTCACCGTGACCCTCGGCGACCGGAAGGCCATCGAGGACCAGCGGCGCCGCGATTCGGGCGAGGAGTCCGAGGACGAGGACGGCGCCAAGGCCCCCGGCGACGCCAAGGGCGTGAATCTGGAGAAGGCCTACGGATTCTCCGTGGAAGCCGCCGACCCCAAGAACCGGCTGAAGGGCGTGGTGGTGACCTCCGTGGATCCCCGCTCCCCCGCCGCCGAGCGCGGCATGGCGCCCGGGATGATCATCAGCGAAGTGGGCCGCCAGCCCGTGAACAACCTGGCCGAGTTCAACGCCCAGGTGAAGAAGGCGGGCGGACGCACCCTCCTGCTGTTCGTCCAGTTCCCCAACGGGCCGCAGAAGGTCACCCTGGCCATTCCGCCCCGCTGATCGCCCGGATCCTCCGCCGAAGCCCCGGTCCGCCGGGGCTTCGCGCGTTCGGGTTAGACTGGAAGGCTCAACCCGGGCTAAGGATCGATCATGGGCCAGCGCCTTCTCCTCGTGGATAGCGATCGCGGCTTCCTGAAGGAGCAGCAGGTCAGCCTGGAGGCGGCCTTCGACCTGGAAGTGGCGCCCTCACCGGACGGAGTGGTGGCGCGGCTGCAGCGCGGCGGCTTCGCGGCCGTGCTCATCTGCGTCGAGGTGGCTGACAACAAGGGCTACGCTCTCTGCTCCGCCATCCGCAAGGACCCGCTGCTGGAGGATCTCAAGATCGCGCTGATCAGCGCCAAGGCGACGGAGGAGGAATACCGCCGCCACCAGAGCCTGCGTGGCCGCGCCGATTTGTACCTCCACAAGCCCATCACGCCCAGCACGCTGGTGGCCGCGCTGACGCCCCTGGTGCCCGGCCGAGTCCTCGATCCCGACAATCCGCTGGGCGAACTGGTGGACACGGAACTGGGCGACGACTGGCTGGACGGCCTGCGCGGCGCCCTGGAAGCGCCGGCGTCCGCCGCGCCTCCCATCGCCGTTCCGCCTCCCGTGGAAGCCCCGCGGGTGGCCGAGCTGGAGGCGCAGGTGGCCGCCCTCCAGGAAGAGTTGCGCGGGCGCGATCGACGGCTTCGGGACCTGGAGACGGACTACCAGCGCCACCTGGGCTCCGTGACCCTGAACCTCGACGAGGCGGGCCGGCGGGAGCAGGAGACGGGCATCCTCAAGACCCAGCTCAAGGAGGCCCTCGAAGAGCGGGCCGGGCTGATCGCCCAGGCCGAGAGCCTGCACCAGCAGGTGGGCGAGAAGGCCCAGCGCGTCATCGACCTCCTCAAGGAGCGGGATCGCCTTCTGCACGACACCCTGGACCTGGAGTCCTTCCGCACCAAGGTGCAGGGGTTGGAAGCGGCCCTGGTCGCCAAGGAGGAAGCCCTGGCTTCCATGGACGAGGCCCTGTGCGCCCGGGACGAGTCCATCGCCGAACTGGACGAGAGCCTGTTCGCCAAGCAGCAGGTGCTGGAATCCGCCTTGGAGGCCCAGGGACACTTGAACACCACCCTCGAAGGATTGGTGGCCCAGCAGGCTGCCCTGGAGAACGTCCACCAGGGGGCCCTCCTGGAAGTGACCAGCTACAAGGAAAAGGTCCACCTCCTCCAGCTCGAGACGGTGGGACTGGAGGCCACCATGCGCGGCCAGGCCCGCGATCTGGCCGAGCTGGGCGCGCGCGTCCAGAAGGCGGACGAGGATCTGGAAGCGGGACGTGCCGACATGCAGGCCCTGGAGCGGCAGTTGGAGGAGCAGCAGAAGGAACTGGAGGCCGCGCGGGGCGAGGCGCTCGAAGCCGGCAGCCAGATCGCGGAGCTGCGCCAGTCCCTGGGAGACGCGGCGGCCCAGCACGACGCCGAGCGGCTGGAGCTGATGAACGGCCTGGACCGGAAGGAGGCCGAACTGGGCCGCCTGACGCAGGCTCTGGACGAGCAGGCGCGCGCCCAGGAAGCCGCGGAAGCGGAGCGGGAGGCCCTCCGTACCGAGTTGGCCGCCGCGCGGACCCGCTTCGGATCCCTGGCGGCCCTGGTGCAGGAAGCGCAGGACGCGCTGGGCCGCGGCGCCGATCTGGCGAGGGACTGAGGTGTCTCTGATGCCCTCCGGAAGGCCCCGCCCGTGACCTTAGCCGCAGCTCTGATCTGCCTGGCCCTCATCCTCGTGAGCGCCTTCTTCGTGATGGCCGAGTTCGCCGCGGTCCGCGTGCGCCCGACCCAGCTGGAAGCCCTGGCGGAGGCCGATTCGCGGGCCGCCTCGGCTTTGGAAATCCATCGGAACCTGGGCCACCACCTCTCCTCCATCCAGGCGGGGATCGTCCTGTGCGCCCTGGCCCTCGGCGCCGTGGGCGAGGAGCTGTTCAGCCACGGATTCCGCGCAGTGTTCGGCCACCTGCCGTGGCCGCGGCTGGTGGGGCCGCTCAGTTCCGGCGTGGCGCTGCTGGTGATGACCACCCTTCACGTGGTGCTCGCCGAACTGGTGCCCCGCAGCCTGGCCATCCGGTCCGCCGTCCCCTGGGCTTTGCGAACCGCCGCGCCGCTCCTCGCCTGGTCCCGCTTCGCCCGCCCCCTCACCTGGGGCCTCACCCACCTCAGCCACCTGGTGCTGGGCCTGTTCGGCGTGCGCCCCGAGGCCGACGCGGAGGACCTGCTGCCTTCCGAAGCGGAGTTCCGACGGATGCTGGAGCGCAGCCAGGCGGAAGGTCGGTTGGAACTGGATCGGAAGGAGCTGATCGAGAATCTGTTCGATTTCAGCCGCCGCACCGTGAAGGAGATCGCCGTTCCCCGCGCCCGGGTGGTCTGCTTCGACCTTCACCACGCGCTGGAGGAGAACCTGGCCCTCGCCCGCACCACGGTCCACACCCGCATCCCGCTGGTGGAGGGGGACCTCGACCGGGTGGTGGGCGTGATTCACATGAAGGACCTGTTGTGGGCCCTGCAGGAGGCCGGTCCCGTGGACCTCCGCGCCCTGGCCCGCCCAGCCTTCTTCGTGCCGGAGATGAAGCTCATCCAGGGCCTGCTCCTCGAATTCCAGCAGCGGAAGCAGCACCTCGCGCTGGTGGTGAACGAGCACGGCGGGGTGGACGGGCTGGTGACCCTGGAGAACGTCCTGGAGGAACTGGTGGGCGAGATCCAGGACGAGTTCGACCGCGAGGCCATCCAGCTCCGGCGGACTCGGAGCGGCGGTTGGCTGGCCCAGGGCAACGTGATGCTGGAACAGCTCGTGGATCATCTGGACCTGGACCTCCAGGCCGAAGCGGGATCGGTCAGCCTGGGCGGCTTCTTCCAGGAGCGCCTGGGCCGCGTTCTTCGCCCCGGCGACGAGCTGCGCCTCCAGGGCTGGCGCATCCGGGTGCTGTCCATGCGGGGGCTCGCCCCCGGCCAGTTCCTCCTGAGGCCGCTCCCCACGGAAACCGCCTTCGCCGCGGATGATGATGCCTGAGCCCCTCGACGGCTTCCTGCTGGCGGCGGGGCTGGGCACGCGGATGGGCGCCCTCAGCGCCTGCCTGCCCAAGCCCGCCTGGACGCTGCGGGGGAAGCCCCTCCTCCAGTGGGGCGCGGAGGCTCTCCGCCGGAGCGGGGCGGCGCGCCTGGGCTGCAACGCCCACCTCCTGCCGGAGCGCCTGAGGGCCGTGGCGGGCGGGATCGAGGTCTTCGACGAACCGCGGCTTCTGGGCAGCGCGGGCGGGCTCCTGCATGTTCGGGGCCGCGTGGCGTCGGAACTGCTCGTGTGGAACGCCGACATCTGGGCGGAGGATCCGCCCTTCGACCTGCTCCGCGAGCGCCACCGCGAGGCCCGCGCCACCCTGACGTGGCTGCTGATTCCCCATCCCGGCGGCCCCTGGAATCCCGTGTGGATGGACCACGAGGGCCGCGTGCTTCCCAAGGGTGTGAGCGGCCCGTGGGGGCCCTACCACTTCACCGGCGCCGCCGCGTGGTCGCCCGAAGCCCTGGCGCTCCTTCCCGAGGGGCCCAGCGAGGTGAACGACCTCCGTCCCCGCCTGCCGTTCCATCACGGCGTCGTGGTGGAGCCCTTCCCCTGGCGGGAAGTCGGCACGCCCCAGGCGCTCCTCGAGGCCGCCGCCGATCTGGCGCCCGACGCGGAGGGATGCCTTCCCGGCTGCTACCTCCACCCCACCGCCCGGCCCGCGGGGCGCCTGGCGCGCTGCGTGCTCGGCCCCCGCGCCGCGCCTCCGTCCGCCGTCACCGACGCCGACGCCCTCTGGTTCGAGGAGGGCGGAAACCAGGTGCGGCTGGGGCTCTGACCGTCATTCCTCTTTCAGGTCGAAATCGGCGACGCGGCCTTGGGCGTCCAACGTGAAGGTCCAGGTCACCACCACGCTCGAATTGTGGAGGGCCCGGTAGGTGCGAACGCGGCGGCCGCCGTCGGGGCGCTCCCCGCGAAAGGTCACGCGCTGGAGCGCGCCATAGGGGAACAGCCGAAGGTCCAGCTCCCGCGCGGCTTCCGGCAGGGCCACGAGCGCCTCTCCGCTGAAGCCGGCTGCCTCTGCCCGGCCTCGGGCGAGAGCTTCCACCAGCGCGGCGTGGCGGGCGGTGAGCGCCGGATCGGGGTCCGCAGGCGCCGGTTCCGTCGCCAGGGGGCCGGGCTCCACCAATTGCGCGGCGATGGCGCGGGCCAGGGTCGGCGCGAGCCGCTGCTGGTTGGTGAGGACGATCACCCCCAGGCGCTCCTTGGGAAGGTAAATCACGTCCGCCAGCGCGGGCCCGCCGCTGTGGCCGGTGCAGGGCCATCCGGCGAGGGTGCCCACGGTCCAGGCGACGCCGAAATCCGCGGGCCGGCCGTCGTTCAGGCGGAAGGGCGTCCACAGGTCCGCTCGGGCCGCGCCGAGGAGCTTCCCCTGGTCCACCGCGAGCAGGAAGGCGGCCATG comes from the Geothrix sp. 21YS21S-4 genome and includes:
- a CDS encoding electron transfer flavoprotein subunit alpha/FixB family protein, producing MAAEVFALIAHAEGRLDDSALELLGAARALFPGCAPTALVLGAGSSMAAVGQEAAAAFGRAWTFDQETLAYPNAELIRPLLGKVLPAGAMVLLPHSTLGLDLGPGLSVKLGAAYLPDVVGGEGWAGDCLRVVRQEFAGQVSAHVEGDVSRGAVVTVRSGAFAPAVPVGSGEVVDKSAEAAGLVARRRFVEVIPAEAGDVDITREEVLVAVGRGIGEQENLSLVEELAGAMGATMCCSRPIVDAKWLDKGRQVGTSGQTVKPKVYLALGISGAFQHLGGLKGSPFIVAVNKNPKAPIFQSAQVGVVADLMDLLPELTAQIEKNR
- a CDS encoding NCS2 family permease, whose protein sequence is MERIFNLKAKGTTVATEVLAGTTTFISMAYVISLIPNAFLKVAGIAPNVGFTAFVVCAILSTLIGALYANLPIAFASGIGLSAFFAFTVCAPANQGGMGYTIQVALTALLLEGLVFIALSAMKVREAFMDAIPFSLKKGISVGIGLFIAIIGFVDSGVTQVGLKFDADAIFPVLKNDPSALFGLHDVNNLFIAKFWDHGHLTPAFWSVVGLFLIAVLVARRVKGAILLGILAITLAGLLPISLGGGFTHLPKGALFQIPSWPKLFQYDWSWTKSLGGMINIFIILFTLLFVDMFDTIGTLMGIGAQGKLLDKEGRFPGASKAFMADAVGTTFASMFGTTAVTAYIESASGVAEGGRTGLTALVVAGWLALALFLSPLFLMVPLQATAPALMMIGFFMLSEIKEVRFDDITEAIPAYLAVVVMPFTFSIVNGIALGMIAYTVLKAATGRFKEINPIILALSGIFLLKLLFLSA
- the uraA gene encoding uracil permease gives rise to the protein MLRRPIDVDERLPLLQAAPLSLQHLFAMFGATVLVPFLLHVNPATSLLLNGVGTLLYLWICKGRIPAYLGSSFAFIAPVLAVLARPELGGYAAAQGGFIAFGLFFVLISQVVRVAGTRWIDIIFPTAAMGAIVAVIGLELAPVAADMAGLTGKASAPFTAGSAMAVSLFTLGLTILCSVLLRGFWGVIPILLGVVGGTALSLLLGKVDLAAIAAAPWFQTPALYRPTFNLQAILMILPAALVVLAEHIGHLVVTGNIMDRDLVKDPGLHRSLLGDGLSNILSGFAGATPNTTYGENIGVMAITKVYSVQVIGGAALIAILVSFVGKAAAAIRAIPVPVMGGVCLLLFGVIAAAGIRMLVEKRVDYARPRNLVLTSVVLISGISGAAIRLGAVELRGMALGTVVAIVLSLLFWAFDRLGFSNDGGSQH
- a CDS encoding NAD(P)H-binding protein, which produces MKQILVTGATGTVGREVVAQLLPKGAKVKALTRNPELAALPPGVEVVRGDLTDVASLDACLEGVDTVFLVWTASPASAAAAVQRISQQARRIILLTSPHKTAHPFFQQPNPMRGVFEGIERLIEESSVEWTFIRPGMFAANGLSWWGPQVRGGEVVRWPYGAAPTAPIHEKDIAAVAVHTLIEDGHHGAEYVLTGPASLSQFQQVEIIGEVLGRPLFYDEMTPEEVRREWAAPAQVVNMLLDAWAAAMGQPAYLTSTVADLTGRPARTYREWVTDHIEAFHLRG
- a CDS encoding trypsin-like peptidase domain-containing protein, whose product is MNRQVKQVLGLSVFAAGCMALGMGLSHGWVARAQEERPVVVDAKGLDRLPPIAEVAEKLNPTVVAITNTSFVKNRRFEHPQVGGQDFFDFFFGPGGPQQRRTPRNGGDDEQRAVSGGSGVIISPQGEILTNYHVIASMGGSDNSLEVKTSDNKSYKATVLGKDKELDIALIKIDGAHLPFAKLGDSDSLKIGEWVVAIGNPFGLEHTVTQGIISAKGRKLDTGVSSFLQTDAAINRGNSGGPLLNLRGEVVGINTAINPAGQNIGFAVPISQVNRILKDLRSGKPVSRGYLGVTPFDLDQAYQDALGVKEGVVVNSVEKGQAADKAGVQRLDVITSVDGQPVRGQDELVSAISSRRAGESVKLTIWRDGKTLTLTVTLGDRKAIEDQRRRDSGEESEDEDGAKAPGDAKGVNLEKAYGFSVEAADPKNRLKGVVVTSVDPRSPAAERGMAPGMIISEVGRQPVNNLAEFNAQVKKAGGRTLLLFVQFPNGPQKVTLAIPPR